Proteins co-encoded in one Cytophaga hutchinsonii ATCC 33406 genomic window:
- a CDS encoding polysaccharide deacetylase family protein, with product MIKVRIVIITFLLCCSAQSWAQLKYLCITVDDLPTVTYGDNSIPLDYTITNGLIQAFKKYQIPAIGYVVEGQLYKNNKLDSSKIELLRMWLDNVFELGNHTYSHLDYNNVPDSIYFKDILKGGLITSELLKRYKDTLKYFRHPYLHTGITAQKSDILAEFLVMNQYVVSPVTIDNDDYLFAKAYHKAYAQKNDSLKKYIGRSYLEYMEKKLIYFEQKSQEVFHRRITQTLLIHASLINSDYMDELAAMYQRNGYTFVSQSKALEDKAYQEPITVYSRKGLSWIFRCGLSRGLSNELLTGDIETPNIIVNMANDK from the coding sequence ATGATTAAAGTACGCATAGTTATAATCACCTTTCTTTTATGTTGTAGCGCTCAGTCATGGGCGCAACTTAAATACCTATGCATAACAGTAGATGATTTACCTACTGTAACATATGGAGATAATTCAATTCCATTGGATTACACCATTACGAATGGATTGATACAAGCATTTAAAAAATATCAAATACCAGCAATCGGATATGTAGTAGAAGGCCAGTTATATAAAAACAATAAACTGGATTCAAGTAAAATTGAATTGCTCAGAATGTGGCTTGATAATGTTTTTGAATTGGGTAATCATACATACTCTCATCTCGACTATAATAATGTACCAGATTCAATATATTTTAAGGATATTTTAAAAGGCGGATTAATCACGAGTGAACTGCTTAAAAGATATAAGGACACCTTAAAATATTTTAGGCACCCTTATCTACACACTGGTATTACAGCGCAAAAGAGTGATATTTTGGCCGAATTTCTAGTGATGAATCAGTATGTAGTATCTCCGGTAACTATTGATAATGATGATTACCTTTTTGCTAAAGCATACCACAAGGCATATGCACAAAAAAATGATAGTTTAAAGAAATATATTGGCCGGTCTTATTTAGAATACATGGAGAAAAAACTTATTTATTTTGAACAGAAATCGCAGGAGGTTTTTCACAGGAGGATTACACAAACGCTATTGATTCATGCAAGCTTAATTAATTCAGATTATATGGATGAATTGGCCGCTATGTATCAACGCAATGGTTATACTTTTGTTTCCCAGTCTAAAGCCTTGGAAGATAAAGCATATCAAGAGCCAATAACTGTTTATAGCAGGAAAGGTCTTTCCTGGATATTTCGTTGTGGTTTGAGCAGAGGACTGAGTAATGAATTACTTACTGGAGATATTGAAACTCCAAACATTATTGTAAATATGGCTAATGATAAATAA
- a CDS encoding methionine aminotransferase produces MQQSYTSKLPDIGVNIFSTMSALAQQYKAVNLAQGFPDFAPSEELIRLVHDYMLKGFNQYAPLAGVRPLVVNLAEKTEKLYGLSYDPDTEITITCGATEACYTALTSILHEDDEVIIPEPCFDVYLPAIQLSKAKAVFVPLTLPDFSYDWELIRSKVTPRTKLIIINSPHNPTGSILTAKDVEQLQLLVEAYPGLYVLSDEVYEHIVFDGNKHISISGNPVLKERAFIIGSFGKTYHVTGWRLGFCLAPAYMMKEFKKVHQYNTFSPVAPMQFAVADFMKKTDEYESLPAFFQNKRDLFLRHIKESKFDVIPASGTYFQMLSYKNISDENDLDFAARLTREFGLASIPVSVFYNDKTDHKLLRFCIAKKEETLLKAAHILCKI; encoded by the coding sequence ATGCAACAATCCTACACATCCAAGCTGCCCGATATAGGTGTTAATATTTTTTCAACCATGTCTGCGTTGGCACAGCAATACAAAGCCGTTAATTTAGCACAAGGTTTCCCCGATTTCGCCCCTTCAGAAGAATTGATCCGGCTGGTACATGATTATATGCTGAAAGGCTTTAATCAATATGCACCGCTTGCAGGTGTGCGTCCGTTGGTTGTAAACCTTGCTGAAAAAACCGAAAAACTTTATGGTTTATCCTACGATCCGGATACAGAAATAACCATTACCTGCGGTGCTACAGAAGCGTGCTACACGGCTCTTACTTCCATTCTGCACGAGGATGATGAAGTAATTATTCCGGAACCTTGCTTTGATGTATATCTGCCAGCCATTCAATTGAGTAAAGCAAAAGCAGTGTTTGTACCTTTGACGCTGCCTGATTTCAGTTATGACTGGGAACTGATCCGTTCAAAAGTTACACCGCGTACCAAGCTCATAATCATTAATTCGCCGCACAACCCAACGGGCTCAATTCTTACAGCAAAGGATGTTGAGCAGTTGCAACTGCTGGTGGAAGCATACCCCGGCTTGTATGTGCTGAGTGATGAAGTATATGAGCATATTGTTTTTGATGGAAATAAACATATAAGTATTTCCGGGAATCCTGTTCTGAAAGAACGGGCCTTTATAATCGGTTCCTTCGGGAAAACCTATCACGTAACGGGCTGGCGACTGGGCTTCTGTCTTGCACCTGCATACATGATGAAAGAATTTAAAAAGGTGCATCAGTATAACACCTTTTCTCCGGTTGCTCCCATGCAGTTTGCTGTAGCAGATTTTATGAAAAAAACAGATGAATATGAATCGTTGCCGGCATTTTTTCAAAACAAACGCGACCTGTTTTTACGGCATATTAAGGAAAGTAAATTTGACGTGATTCCTGCCAGCGGAACATATTTTCAAATGCTTTCCTATAAAAATATCAGCGATGAAAACGACCTGGATTTTGCTGCCCGTTTAACACGTGAATTTGGTTTGGCATCTATTCCCGTTTCTGTTTTTTACAACGATAAAACAGATCACAAACTGCTTCGCTTTTGTATTGCGAAGAAAGAAGAAACACTCCTTAAAGCTGCTCATATTTTATGCAAGATCTAA
- a CDS encoding bestrophin family protein — protein sequence MHSGKAYKLSEFLFWTRRNIYWLLLIGIMPVVLYQIFNLKFIAIPWTVVALLGTATAFIVGFKNTQTYNRTWEARQIWGAILNSSRSWGTISRDFLDNPEKSKELVYRHFAWLTALRYAMRDSRSWETTTKEYNQEYKAFYTIPEKETTLETELEKYLSADELKYILTTKNKAAQLLSLQSKTIKELYDRRAIDDYRFVEMQRAIRDFFDQQGRSERIKNFPYPRQFATINSLFIKLFCFLLPFSMLKEFDKLNDGITGMLQGNMVWFVIPFSVLISWVYTSLEQVGESTENPFEGSANDVPISQMSRTIEIDLREMLGETDLPPSLQPINNIIL from the coding sequence ATGCATTCAGGTAAAGCATATAAACTCTCAGAATTTCTTTTTTGGACAAGGAGAAACATCTACTGGCTTTTACTAATCGGCATTATGCCGGTTGTGTTGTATCAAATTTTTAATTTGAAATTTATTGCAATCCCCTGGACGGTTGTAGCCTTATTAGGTACAGCAACAGCATTTATAGTGGGTTTTAAAAATACACAAACATATAATCGCACCTGGGAAGCAAGACAGATCTGGGGAGCAATTCTTAATAGCAGCCGCTCCTGGGGTACAATAAGCAGAGACTTTTTAGATAATCCGGAAAAATCAAAAGAACTTGTTTATCGCCATTTTGCGTGGCTTACAGCTTTACGTTATGCCATGCGGGATAGCAGGTCCTGGGAAACCACTACTAAAGAATATAACCAGGAGTATAAAGCATTTTATACAATCCCTGAAAAAGAAACAACTTTAGAAACAGAGTTAGAAAAATATCTTTCAGCAGATGAATTGAAATATATTTTAACAACTAAAAATAAAGCGGCACAACTATTAAGTTTACAAAGTAAAACGATTAAAGAATTATATGATCGTAGGGCAATAGATGATTATCGTTTTGTAGAAATGCAACGGGCAATCAGAGATTTTTTTGATCAGCAAGGACGCAGTGAACGCATAAAGAACTTTCCTTATCCGAGACAATTCGCAACCATCAATTCATTATTTATCAAACTGTTTTGCTTTCTTTTACCATTTAGTATGTTAAAAGAATTTGACAAATTGAATGATGGTATTACAGGCATGCTCCAAGGTAATATGGTTTGGTTTGTTATTCCATTCAGCGTTTTAATATCTTGGGTATATACTTCGCTGGAGCAGGTGGGAGAGAGCACCGAAAATCCGTTTGAAGGAAGTGCAAACGATGTTCCTATTTCACAAATGAGCCGCACGATTGAAATTGACCTGAGGGAAATGCTTGGAGAGACAGATTTGCCGCCATCATTACAGCCAATCAATAATATTATTTTGTAA
- a CDS encoding amidohydrolase, with product MQDLSVTLIQTPLYWEDPVANRAMLEEKISGVSKTDVIVLPEMFTTSFTNNAQQFAEPMNLNTFKWMKQLSAQSGACIVGSYCIKEGTHFYNRLVWMQPDGKFYTYDKRHSFRMSDEHKVYTAGKKQLVVEYNGWKIAPFICYDLRFPVWSRNTNNKYDLAIYVANWPEARAHAWKSLLPARAIENISYVIGLNRIGTDGLGLVYSGDSVVQDFKGVPLAELNSEEKTETVVLSKKELENFREVFPAYLDGDAFTL from the coding sequence ATGCAAGATCTAAGTGTAACACTTATCCAGACACCCTTGTATTGGGAAGATCCGGTAGCCAATAGGGCCATGCTGGAAGAAAAAATTTCAGGTGTCTCCAAAACAGATGTTATTGTATTGCCGGAAATGTTCACGACAAGTTTTACAAACAATGCACAGCAGTTTGCAGAACCTATGAACCTGAATACGTTCAAATGGATGAAACAACTTTCTGCACAATCAGGCGCGTGCATCGTGGGCAGTTACTGCATCAAAGAAGGGACGCATTTTTATAACCGCCTGGTGTGGATGCAGCCCGACGGAAAATTTTATACATATGACAAGCGCCATTCTTTCCGCATGTCGGATGAGCATAAAGTATATACAGCAGGAAAAAAACAATTAGTGGTAGAATACAACGGCTGGAAAATCGCACCGTTTATCTGTTATGATCTGCGTTTCCCTGTTTGGTCCAGAAATACCAATAACAAATATGATCTGGCTATTTACGTTGCGAACTGGCCCGAAGCGCGTGCCCATGCCTGGAAGAGTTTGTTGCCGGCACGTGCCATTGAAAACATCAGCTATGTGATTGGTCTGAACCGCATCGGTACCGATGGCCTAGGACTTGTCTATTCCGGTGATTCTGTTGTGCAGGATTTTAAAGGTGTTCCGTTAGCTGAACTGAACAGCGAAGAAAAAACCGAAACGGTTGTACTGTCTAAAAAAGAACTGGAAAATTTCAGGGAAGTGTTTCCGGCGTATCTGGATGGAGATGCGTTTACGTTGTAA